ACGCTTCTCGTGGCGCTTTCCGCGGCGATCAATTTATATGATCGCGTCAGATTTCACCCTCAGACGACGCCTGGAGATCACGATGCGTACCCTTGTCACCGTTGCCCTCATGAGTTTGCTCGCCGTTCCGGCCTTGGCCGAGACCCGCACCTACAAGACAGACGCAGGTCATACGGAAGTTCGCTTCGGCTGGGACCACGCGGGCGTCAGCCGCCAGCACGGCGAGTTCGACCGTGCGGAGGGAACCCTGGTGATCGACCCTGCGGATCCGGCTTCGGCCACGCTGGAGGTCACCATCGATGCGTCCTCGGTATCCACCGGCGTCGGGCCGCTCGATGATCACGTGAAGAGCGCCGACTTCCTGGTCGTGGAGGACCATCCCGCCATACGCTTCGTTTCCACTTCGGTGACGCCGACCGGTGATACCACGGCTGATGTTGCGGGCGAGGTAACGCTCCGGGGCGTGACCGTGCCCGTCACGCTGCAGGTCGAACTGATCCATCAGGGTCCGCACCCCGTCGCCAAGTTCATCGATTACTACAAGGGCGACTGGCTGGGCTTTCACGCGACCACCGAGATCGACACGGCCCCCTTCGGTTTCGCGCTGCCTGTCGGTCCGCTCTCCATCGATATCTCGACGGAAATGCGCGCCCAGTGACGTTTCCGGTCGCTGCGCTCGCCTCAGTGCCGGCTCAGCGACCGCGGGTCTCGCTGGCCTGGCCGGGGAAAGAAAACCTCAAAGCTGCTTGAGCGAAAGACCCTCAAACCAGTCAAGAATGGTATCCGCCCAGCCTGCCGGTGCACTGTGACCGCCCTTGTGCAGCAGAAGGTCGATCTGCCCCGCTTCGCAGTCCGTCCAGTGCCGCAGCCAGTACTCCCCTTCAAAACTGTTGGTTTCCGGCTGCCGGTTGCCGCAACGGTTCGTTTCCCTCAGCACCTTGAGGGAGGCCCAGACATCGCCCTGCACAACCGTACCGTCCCTGAAGGACCGGCCCTCCAGGGGAACCGTCCGGTCCGTCCAGCCATGTGCATGAAACAGCCGCACCGGGCCCGCGCAACGCTCCGGCAGGCTGTCCCAGAAAGCGCCTGCGACGGGCGCATAGGCATCCGCAAACTCAGGCAGCCGGCAGGCCATGTCCCAGACCATGGATCCGCCGCGCGAAAAACCGGCGAGCACGAAGGGTGCATCCGCCAGCCGGTATCTGTCGCGGACATCGGCAATCACGTCCTGCAGGAAAACCGCGTCGTCGCGATCATGCTTCGTGTTGTCCGCCCGCACGGACCAGTCCTTCGTCCAGCGCGCCTCGGGATGTTCTCCGTTGGGCGCAACGAACACATAGCCGCGGGCAACCGAGACACGGGCAAGATCGGAATTGAGCATTGCCTTCCCGGTGCTGCCGCCGCCATGAAGATGCATGACAATGCCGGCAGGCTCACTTTCAGGCAGGATCAGGTGATAGCTTCCGCTTTCAACACGGCACGGGGTCTCCGCATCGCCGCACGCCTGCTGCGCGGAAGCCGCGCCCGGAAAAACGAAAAATGCCAGCATAAAGCCGGCAACGTAAGGCAATCCCCTGCTCTGCATGTCTGTTTCCCACCACATGACGCGATCCAAATGCTTGCCTTCGCCGCCGCACCCGTTCTCTAGGGGTCACGCCCGTCAGCCCGGCCCCAGATTTGTCTGGCAGACGCCGGAATGATGCAAATCACTAAGTTGTATGAGCCGCTTCGAGACTGTCCGGACACACACCGGAATGGGTCTCATGTCAGGCCCGGCGCGTGCCGGCCTTGTGAAACCAGCTCCGCGCATAGGCCTGATATGCGGGATCCGCAGTGATAATTCCGGTCCTGGCCACCAGCTCAACGGGGTTCTTCAACCTGTCTGAGACCAGCAGGGCGGCGCCGAGGCCCGTGCCGGTTGTCGAGACGTCCGAGCCTGCGGCAACACGTCCCGTCGCAACCTCAAGCATCTTCATGAACAGGTCGTTCCTTGCAAACGGGCCTTCCACGATCGTCGGCCCTTCAGCGCCGATGAGCTCCAGGCACCGGCTGGTCACCAGTGCAAGGTAGAAGGATGCGGCCGCATACCGTTCGCCGTCGGTGAGTGCGCTTTCGTCCACGCTCCAGCCTGCCCGGGCGCCCTGAAAAGGTCCCGAGAGCGGGTCGACCGCGGGATAAAGCTGGATCCGGTTCGCCAGGACGCGGGACACATCCTCTTCGGAGGCGTGACGGGCTCCCTCCTTCATCACCAGGTCGAACTCCCGTCCGCCCATGAACCGTGCCGACGGGACGGGGTCTCCGAACGCATTCACGTTCAGCAGGGTGTCGCGTTCCGGAGACAGATCCTTCCCGTGTCCGCCGACCGCAAAGGAAATCACCCATGTTCCGGTCGATACGACTGAAAAGGCACCTTTCAGGGCGAGTAGGTATGGATAAAGAGACGCATTGGAATCGTGAATGCCACTGGCAACCGGTATGTCGGCCCGAAGTCCCGTGAGAGCGGCGATATCCGGTTTCAGCAGGTGCGTGCAACTGGCCGCGAACCGAGCCGGTGCCATCTTGTCGGCAAGTCCCAGGCGCGGGACCAGGGACGAGAAGCGGCGGTCCTGCGGGTTCCAGAGGTCCGTGTGGGCACCGAGTGACGTCATTTCCGTGTTCTTCGCACCCGTCAGCTTGTAGCACCAGTACTGGGGATATGTGACGACGCTGGCGATCCGGTCAAGCAGGTCAGCATCCCGGTCGAGTTGCCAGTAGATCTGGGCCCCGACATTCAGTCCGAGCGCAAGACGCGGCGATCCCGTTTCCTGAAAGTCCGGGCGAATGGCATCGTAGTCCGCCGACAAGTCATCGGGCCCGGCAAACTCGTAGTCCAGCATCGGCGCAGCCAGGTTGCCGTCCCTGTCCAGAAGAACGATGCTGGCGCCATGCGTCGCGATCGAGATCGCATCGATACCGTATTTTCCATTGTGCCGTGCGAGCGCATCAACGATGAAGCTCCAGAGCCCCTGAAGGTCATAATGCGGATAGGGTGGTTCGGCGCGGACGGTATTCGGCTGCGTCGCAATATCGATTTCGGCGCCGTGGATGGCGTCCACCACGCCAACCTTGGCGTTCGTCTTACCGATGTCTATGACTGCAATGTGTCTCACTCACAAAGTTCCCCACCGGAGCGGCGTCTCCTGGCATGCGCTTCCGGACCGGCTGAACGACGCACTTTTTTCCAACCTGTCACACTCCTCATTTCATCTCAACGCACGCTCCGCGCCGGTTGACAATCACGGACGTCATTACAGCCGTCGCCGCGATCAGTGCCGGGGCGCTCCCGGATTCACAACGCCGCGGCAATCTGTCGACAAACACCCTTGCCCGGATTTCGAGTGAAGGGTAGCATGTTAGTATACCAATGAGCGAAATGACGGCCACAGATATGGAGACCTCCGGCACCGTTCTGCTGACACCCTTGTCAGAGTACGAGGGCAGTCTGTCGTCCCGCGTCTACATGAGCCTGAAAGACGCGATCCTAACCCTGGCTTACGAACCGGGAGAAGTGCTGCGGAAAGCCGAGATATGTGAGCAGTTCGGCATTTCGCGAAGCCCGGTTTCCGAAGCTGTGGCGAGATTGGCCGCTGAGGGATTGCTCAGGGTCATGCCGCAGTCGGGCACCTATGTGGCTCAATTGTCGATGGACGAGGTGCGGGAGGGCGCGTTTATCAGGGAGGCTTTCGAACTGGCCGCCGTCGAATATGTGGCGCAGATCATCACCGACGACCAGATCACGCTTTTGCGCCGAAACCTGAAAGTCCAGCAGGGACTTGTGGAGGATCAGGACATTCAGGGATTTTACAAGTCCGACACCGCGATGCACAATCTGATCATGGGATTCACCCATTTCAGACGCCTGGCATCCATTGCCGAGACCAGTTGGCTGCATGTCAACCGGGCCCGCCAGCTTGTCTTGCCGAACCCGAGACGGGTGTCAGACACGCTCGAAGAGCACACCGCGATCGTCGACGCGCTTGCAGCGCGCGACCCGCATGCTGCCAGATCCGCAACGGAGTTTCACCTGGGCCAGCTCATCCGCCACCTGGAAGCGGTGGAACGCGAACGGCCGGAGCTTTTTTCACGACCATGACACGTCCCAATCGTCCCCGCTATGCCGCCCGCCTGAATGCCTTCAAACAGCTCTCGCCAGGGTCCGATATACTCGATTGGATCTCTGCCGCAGGACAGGTGGAGAGACTTGGTGCGGCCGACCTGAACTATCCGGATCACGTTTCGAAACACGGCGAAGACGCTGTCAAGGGCGCCTTGTCCGACGCGGAACTGGAATTGAACGGCATTGCGATGCGTTACTATACCGAGCCGGCATTCAAGCTCGGAGCCTTTACCCATCCCGACCCGTCGGTCCGCCAGGCCGCCATCGATATCACCAAACGGGGAATGGACGCCTGCGCCCGGATGGGAGGCAGGGTCGTCACGCTCTGGATGGGGCAGGACGGCTTCGACTACGCCTTCCAGATGGACTATGCCGCGGCCTGGGAGCATACGATAGAAGCGATCCGGGACGTCTGTGCGCACAACCCCGGGCTCGATATCGCCATAGAATACAAGCCCAACGAACCGCGGGCGTTTTCCCTCATGCCGGACATCGGCACGACATTGCTCGCCTGCAGGGAAGTGAATGCCGCCAATCTCGGCGTGACACTCGATTTCGCGCATGTCCTTTATGCGGACGAAATGCCCGCCTGTTCAGCCGCGTTGATCGCGCGTCATTCCCGGATGATCGGTCTGCACCTGAACGACGGCTACGGCAAACGCGACGACGGCCTGATGGTCGGGTCCGTTCACGCCATTCAGACGGTCGAACTCCTGATGGCGATGCTGCGGGCAAACCAGACGGATGTGATCTACTTCGACACGTTTCCCGATATGGGCGGCCTGAACCCGATCGAGGAGGCACGCACGAATGTCATCATGACCGACCGGCTTCTGGACGTGGCCGAGAGCCTGTCGGACGACGCCGAACTCGGCGACGCGATCAGCCGGCAGGACGCGGCGATCTCGCAGAGGATCGTTGCCCGGAAGTTGTACGGGGCATGACGATCCTGGTTACAGGGGCATTGCATTGGGATGTCGTGGTGCAGGCACCCAGACTTCCGCATATCGACGAGACCTTGAGAGGGTCATCGGTCGCCTATCAGTTCGGCGGCAAGGGAGGCAACCAGGCCGTCGCGGCGGCCCTAGCCGGGGCGGATGTCGCCTTCGCGGGGCGGATCGGATCGGATCAGGCCGGTGCGGAAATGCGACGCAGATTGACGGACGCCGGGATCGACGTATCTGAATTGCAGGTCGGGCCGGACGCTTCGGGAATGAGTGCCGCGATTGTCGATGATGACGGCAATTACGGTGCGGTCATCGTTTCCGCGGAGAACCACAAGCTCGACACCGGTCTGTTGACCATCCCGGGCGGATGCCGAATGGTGCTCATGCAGAATGAGCTGACGCATGCCGCTTTGCATGAGATCAAGAAAAAGGCGCATCGGGCCGATGTTCCGGTCGTGCTCAATGCAGCCCCGGCCCTCGGGCTCACTGGCGCTGACCTGGAAAGCGTGAATGTGCTGATCGTCAACCGCGTGGAGGCTTCGGATCTGCTGGGCCGCGATCCGGCGGAACTGGATCCACCCGAGAGTATCCGTGCGCTTCAGGGTCTCGCTCCCGGATCGGACATCGTGGTGACGCTCGGAGGTGACGGCGTGATCTTCGCGCAGAACGGCGGGACACCGGAACATCAACCCGCCAAGCAGACGGCTGTCCGCTCCACTCACGGTGCAGGGGACGTTTTTGTCGGCACCTTCGCCGCAGCCCACGTCGACGGTGCGCCGTTCAACGCGGCGATCGGAAGAGCGCAGGAAGCAGCGACCGATCACGTCTCCGGGAACCGCTAGACCGGGCATCTTCCGTCTGCCCGGTCACGGTGCGTCTTCGCGCACCAGACCTTCTCTTTTCAGGTCGGTCCAAAGTGCCTCGGGGATGTCAGCACCTTCCGCCTTGAGATTGCTTTGCATCTCGTTGACACCCTGCCCGCCCGGGATGACCGAAATCACCGATGGGTGCCGGAGTGGAAACTGAAATGCGGCATCCACCAGCCGAACGCCGTGGCGGTCACAGATATCCTGGATCGCGCGAACCCTTTCCAGCACGTCTTCAGGAGCCGGGTCGTAGTTGTAAAAGGCGCCCGGTTTCGCTCCCGTCGCCAGGATGCCGGAGTTATAGGGACCGCCGATGACAACGCCGATATTGCGCGTCTCGCAAAGCGGCAGAAAGCTTGTCAGGGCTTCCTGCTCGAGCAGTGTGTATCTCCCTGCCAGAAGGAAGATGTCGAAATCGCCCCGTTCGGCCATCCACTGGCAAGGTTGCCATTCGTTCACACCGGCGCCGAACGCCTTGATTGTCCCCTGGTTCCTCAGCGAGAGCAGCGCCTTGTATCCGCCGTTCATGAACTCGTTCAGCTTTAAATCGAGCGCGTCTTGCGTACCGTGATTGAAAATATCCAGATCATGGGCGAACAGGATGTCGATGCGGTCAATTCCGAGCCGTTCCAGGCTGAATTCGATCGAGCGCATCACCCCGTCATACGTGTAGTCATAGATCTCCCGTCTGGCGGGCACGTCGAACCACTTTCCGAACCCGTCCCGATCCTCGGGCCGTGTCGCTTGAAGTATCCTGCCGATCTTCGTCGACAGGACATAATCGTCCCGATCCTTGCCGCGCAGGAGCGGATTGAGACGGGTCTCGGAAAGACCGAGTCCGTAGAGTGGAGCGGTGTCGAAGTAGCGTACACCGGCGTCCCAGGAAGCCGTCAGTATCTCCTGCGCGTCCCTGTCCGGGATCGCCCGGTACAGGTTACCGAGCGGTGCCGTTCCGAAACCGAGACTTGTTACGGTGACGCCGCCGTTGCCGAGCCTGTCCCAATGTCTTGTCTGTAACCCCATGGCATGCCTCCTTTTAACTGACATGCTAGTATCAATTAAGTTAGACTGCACCTTCAAATTCGGCTGCAGGACTGCGTGGAGGAAACTTGATGGCGAATTTCGAAACTGTTTTTGGGACCCCCAAGCCCGTTATCGCCATGGTTCATTTCGGCGCATTGCCCGGAACGCCGCTCTATGACGCGGAACGCGGTCTCTCCGGCCTGCTAAGCGACGCCGAAGCCGATCTTCACGCCCTTCAGGCAGCGGGCGTGGACGCCGTCATGTTCGGCAACGAGAATGACCGCCCCTACGAGTTTTCGGTGGACCCGGCGAGCACGGCCACGATGGCCTATGTGATCGGCCGTCTCAGGGACCAGATTACCGTTCCGTTCGGGGTCAACGTTCTTTGGGATCCCAAGAGCACGATCGCGCTCGCAGCCGCGTGTGGCGCAACCTTCTGCCGTGAGATCTTCACTGGCACCTATGCCAGCGACATGGGGCACTGGGCACCCGATGCCGGTGAGGCCCTGCGCTATCGAAAGCGCCTGGAAAAAGACGATCTCCTGATGCTCTACAATGTCTGCGCCGAATTTGCCGACAGTCTCGATCGTCGCTCGCTCGCCGATCGCGCCCGGTCCGCGGTCTTTTCCTCGATCCCGGACGCCATTCTCGTGTCGGGCCAGATCACCGGGGAAGCAGCGCGCATGGAGGATCTGGAAGCCGTGAAGACAGCGCTGCCAGACACCCCCGTTCTGGCCAACACGGGCGTGAAGCTTCACACGGTCGCCGACGTTCTTCGCATCGCCGACGGATGTGTCGTCGGCTCCAGCCTGAAAGTGGACGGCAACACCTGGAACCCGGTTGACCCGGATCGCGCCAAGCAGTTCATGGACCGCGCGAGGGCCGCCCGATGATCAGCGAAGACCTCCAGGCCCTCGTGATGATCCCGGGGCTGTCCGGCCATGAAGAGCGCGTCGCCCGCGAGATTTCCGCCAGAATGCCGATACCGTGCAGGACGGACCGCCTGGGCAACCTCATTGCGACGTTTCCGGGAACCGGGTCGTCGGTGATGCTCTTCACCCACATGGACCAGTTGGGCTTCGTGGTCAGGAAGGTCGAGGAGACCGGCCTGATCAGGGTTCAAAGGCTCGGCGGTGTGCCCGAGCGTGCCCTGCTGTCGCAAGCCGTCGTCCTGTCCGTCCCGAACGGCAGGGATATCCCCGGCGTCATCGCGAACAAGAGCCACCATGCCACCCAACCAGATGAAAAATACACGGTTCCCAAGGCAGCGGACCTTTACATCGACGCCGGCTATGCGAGCAAG
This region of uncultured Roseibium sp. genomic DNA includes:
- a CDS encoding YceI family protein, with protein sequence MRTLVTVALMSLLAVPALAETRTYKTDAGHTEVRFGWDHAGVSRQHGEFDRAEGTLVIDPADPASATLEVTIDASSVSTGVGPLDDHVKSADFLVVEDHPAIRFVSTSVTPTGDTTADVAGEVTLRGVTVPVTLQVELIHQGPHPVAKFIDYYKGDWLGFHATTEIDTAPFGFALPVGPLSIDISTEMRAQ
- a CDS encoding FGGY-family carbohydrate kinase, whose protein sequence is MRHIAVIDIGKTNAKVGVVDAIHGAEIDIATQPNTVRAEPPYPHYDLQGLWSFIVDALARHNGKYGIDAISIATHGASIVLLDRDGNLAAPMLDYEFAGPDDLSADYDAIRPDFQETGSPRLALGLNVGAQIYWQLDRDADLLDRIASVVTYPQYWCYKLTGAKNTEMTSLGAHTDLWNPQDRRFSSLVPRLGLADKMAPARFAASCTHLLKPDIAALTGLRADIPVASGIHDSNASLYPYLLALKGAFSVVSTGTWVISFAVGGHGKDLSPERDTLLNVNAFGDPVPSARFMGGREFDLVMKEGARHASEEDVSRVLANRIQLYPAVDPLSGPFQGARAGWSVDESALTDGERYAAASFYLALVTSRCLELIGAEGPTIVEGPFARNDLFMKMLEVATGRVAAGSDVSTTGTGLGAALLVSDRLKNPVELVARTGIITADPAYQAYARSWFHKAGTRRA
- a CDS encoding GntR family transcriptional regulator, whose product is MTATDMETSGTVLLTPLSEYEGSLSSRVYMSLKDAILTLAYEPGEVLRKAEICEQFGISRSPVSEAVARLAAEGLLRVMPQSGTYVAQLSMDEVREGAFIREAFELAAVEYVAQIITDDQITLLRRNLKVQQGLVEDQDIQGFYKSDTAMHNLIMGFTHFRRLASIAETSWLHVNRARQLVLPNPRRVSDTLEEHTAIVDALAARDPHAARSATEFHLGQLIRHLEAVERERPELFSRP
- a CDS encoding sugar phosphate isomerase/epimerase family protein; its protein translation is MTRPNRPRYAARLNAFKQLSPGSDILDWISAAGQVERLGAADLNYPDHVSKHGEDAVKGALSDAELELNGIAMRYYTEPAFKLGAFTHPDPSVRQAAIDITKRGMDACARMGGRVVTLWMGQDGFDYAFQMDYAAAWEHTIEAIRDVCAHNPGLDIAIEYKPNEPRAFSLMPDIGTTLLACREVNAANLGVTLDFAHVLYADEMPACSAALIARHSRMIGLHLNDGYGKRDDGLMVGSVHAIQTVELLMAMLRANQTDVIYFDTFPDMGGLNPIEEARTNVIMTDRLLDVAESLSDDAELGDAISRQDAAISQRIVARKLYGA
- a CDS encoding PfkB family carbohydrate kinase codes for the protein MTILVTGALHWDVVVQAPRLPHIDETLRGSSVAYQFGGKGGNQAVAAALAGADVAFAGRIGSDQAGAEMRRRLTDAGIDVSELQVGPDASGMSAAIVDDDGNYGAVIVSAENHKLDTGLLTIPGGCRMVLMQNELTHAALHEIKKKAHRADVPVVLNAAPALGLTGADLESVNVLIVNRVEASDLLGRDPAELDPPESIRALQGLAPGSDIVVTLGGDGVIFAQNGGTPEHQPAKQTAVRSTHGAGDVFVGTFAAAHVDGAPFNAAIGRAQEAATDHVSGNR
- a CDS encoding aldo/keto reductase, which codes for MGLQTRHWDRLGNGGVTVTSLGFGTAPLGNLYRAIPDRDAQEILTASWDAGVRYFDTAPLYGLGLSETRLNPLLRGKDRDDYVLSTKIGRILQATRPEDRDGFGKWFDVPARREIYDYTYDGVMRSIEFSLERLGIDRIDILFAHDLDIFNHGTQDALDLKLNEFMNGGYKALLSLRNQGTIKAFGAGVNEWQPCQWMAERGDFDIFLLAGRYTLLEQEALTSFLPLCETRNIGVVIGGPYNSGILATGAKPGAFYNYDPAPEDVLERVRAIQDICDRHGVRLVDAAFQFPLRHPSVISVIPGGQGVNEMQSNLKAEGADIPEALWTDLKREGLVREDAP
- a CDS encoding BtpA/SgcQ family protein, giving the protein MANFETVFGTPKPVIAMVHFGALPGTPLYDAERGLSGLLSDAEADLHALQAAGVDAVMFGNENDRPYEFSVDPASTATMAYVIGRLRDQITVPFGVNVLWDPKSTIALAAACGATFCREIFTGTYASDMGHWAPDAGEALRYRKRLEKDDLLMLYNVCAEFADSLDRRSLADRARSAVFSSIPDAILVSGQITGEAARMEDLEAVKTALPDTPVLANTGVKLHTVADVLRIADGCVVGSSLKVDGNTWNPVDPDRAKQFMDRARAAR